The Anabrus simplex isolate iqAnaSimp1 chromosome 1, ASM4041472v1, whole genome shotgun sequence genome window below encodes:
- the LOC136857139 gene encoding uncharacterized protein — translation MGAAWCKNKAQAALDKVTQIYPSDATQKSSDKHKNGTVSRDTVDVVDSPEVTSPVIKTSGAWQEVTLEVPEQEPLSRAPVPPPRKKRQLHRKMGMSRPPPPEPPATSPDSLQVLQKPRPKNVSSVSLPNYSELTPNKSKQKKNFLSPGSARKTPSTSSISDATVERVEKYMRRCRSFGSMREQLAEKLSSLDASSDSDDSWAGLDDWDLGVIEHETHTNDSPILPTSKLNKRPERKSTTVPPTVTEPIKANQNPPSQTPQPITNIPSEDDWFGNNCWPGPLQNGVKSTDERDVDIHPEEKINGVKEDANIKDVKRELQSIIYDFNRAKKISTSSMEVLPTQPVRTVKKKISVASVTPPPSPELSDAENDSENAKVIASMVMNKTGEVDETTHSTLLRLLRECQNIEGALEQLGLQDLALEDSEIPGVHCSVRKTQGISGHRKLNTEERSSIANVCKSVDSGLDLHSTAEEKLESHKEDFQSKFSLSPSSDTLNGAKSIDSGLNDLEEHASPNKTSVQREFDSSTKSTTEDVKDPVAHTINTQNLALKDLEEHLARKTSEEAKTAPMNEETESLSSDFLRKPKTIDQSGGSSGRSSMTPSLSELEAALSDMLEKSTEEDDSSLPITCSNSTITSPSEVTSRPETSSFANGSAVKLTNQVH, via the coding sequence CCCGGAAGTGACTTCTCCGGTGATAAAGACGTCCGGTGCCTGGCAGGAAGTTACCCTTGAAGTACCTGAACAGGAGCCATTAAGCAGGGCCCCAGTACCGCCACCTCGCAAGAAGCGTCAGCTACATCGTAAGATGGGAATGTCTCGTCCACCTCCACCAGAGCCTCCTGCAACATCCCCAGATAGCCTGCAGGTGCTGCAGAAACCACGGCCAAAAAATGTGTCTTCCGTCTCGCTACCCAATTACAGTGAGTTAACTCCGAACAAAAGCAaacaaaagaagaatttcctttcaCCGGGAAGTGCTAGGAAAACACCAAGTACATCATCCATATCAGATGCAACGGTTGAGCGAGTTGAGAAGTACATGAGAAGATGTCGCAGCTTTGGATCCATGCGAGAACAACTTGCTGAGAAACTCTCAAGCCTGGATGCTTCTTCAGACAGCGATGATTCTTGGGCAGGTCTTGATGATTGGGACCTAGGTGTAATTGAACACGAAACACACACTAACGACAGTCCAATTCTACCGACATCTAAACTAAACAAACGGCCTGAACGCAAAAGTACTACAGTACCACCCACCGTCACAGAACCTATAAAGGCCAATCAAAATCCACCGTCACAAACTCCACAACCCATTACAAATATACCGAGTGAGGATGACTGGTTCGGTAACAACTGTTGGCCAGGCCCACTGCAGAATGGAGTGAAATCTACTGACGAACGTGATGTAGATATCCATCCAGAGGAGAAAATAAATGGAGTTAAAGAAGACGCTAATATAAAAGATGTGAAGAGAGAACTGCAGTCTATTATTTACGATTTCAACAGAGCGAAAAAGATATCTACTTCCTCTATGGAGGTACTTCCCACACAGCCTGTCCGAACGGTAAAGAAAAAGATCTCTGTAGCCAGCGTTACTCCTCCGCCGTCACCAGAGCTGTCGGACGCCGAAAATGACAGCGAGAACGCGAAAGTGATAGCTTCCATGGTAATGAACAAGACGGGGGAAGTAGATGAAACAACTCACTCCACCCTGCTGCGTTTATTGAGGGAATGTCAGAATATAGAAGGTGCTCTAGAACAACTAGGCCTACAAGATCTTGCATTAGAAGACTCAGAAATACCGGGTGTCCACTGTTCCGTCCGTAAAACACAAGGAATATCAGGACACCGAAAACTAAATACGGAAGAGAGGAGCTCCATAGCCAATGTGTGTAAAAGTGTAGATTCTGGTCTAGATTTGCACAGTACTGCAGAAGAAAAATTGGAGAGTCATAAAGAGGACTTTCAGTCCAAATTCTCCTTATCTCCCAGCAGTGATACTTTGAATGGAGCTAAAAGCATAGACTCCGGTTTGAACGATCTAGAAGAGCACGCTTCACCAAATAAAACATCTGTTCAAAGAGAATTTGATTCCAGTACCAAATCTACGACTGAGGACGTTAAGGATCCAGTGGCACATACTATAAATACTCAGAATTTAGCCTTAAAAGACTTGGAGGAACATCTTGCTCGAAAAACATCTGAAGAGGCCAAGACTGCACCAATGAATGAAGAGACTGAAAGTTTGTCCTCAGATTTCCTGAGGAAACCGAAAACAATCGACCAAAGTGGTGGAAGCAGTGGAAGGTCATCGATGACACCATCACTCTCTGAGCTGGAGGCGGCCCTTTCCGACATGCTGGAGAAGTCTACCGAGGAGGACGACTCGTCTTTGCCCATCACGTGTAGCAACTCGACAATCACCTCCCCTTCAGAAGTTACTTCCCGCCCAGAAACCTCGTCCTTTGCGAACGGTTCTGCAGTTAAACTTACCAACCAAGTGCATTAA